One window from the genome of Labeo rohita strain BAU-BD-2019 chromosome 10, IGBB_LRoh.1.0, whole genome shotgun sequence encodes:
- the LOC127172522 gene encoding C-type lectin domain family 4 member M, with protein MSGTIYDNVIGTETEGINRERVEMTVEIYDCVRDHDFRTETNTHQPLQLTGSDSVKIRSSRSAVVCLVLLCVLLLTAVIVLCVHIHTNNTEDRDELLIKITNLTEERHLLLNTIKDFKTEKDQLVIQKLANEKKELQSKNDDLMKQRQHLHKMSGCTYYKSSIYFISSEKKTWTENRRYCTERGADLIIINNKEEQDLVNKMSAGADVWIGLSDNDEEGTWKWVDGSTLTSGFWRSIEPNGHRGENCVLSSSSGWADYPCHSSHKYQWICEKSTLN; from the exons ATGTCTGGTACTATTTATGACAATGTCATCGGGACTGAGACTGAGGGAATCAACAGAGAGAGAGTGGAGATGACGGTGGAAATCTATGATTGTGTGAGAGATCATGACTTCAGGacagagacaaacacacaccaacCACTTCAGCTTACag GAAGTGATTCAGTGAAGATCAGAAGCTCCAGATCAGCTGTAGTGTGTTTGGTGCTGCTGTGTGTTCTTCTGCTGACTGCAGTCATAGTGCTGTGTGTCCACATCCATACAAACAACACAGAAGACAGAGATGAGCTACTAATAAAGATCACCAACCTCACAGAAGAGAGACACCTGCTACTAAACACGATTAAAGATTTCAAAACTGAGAAAGATCAGTTAGTGATCCAGAAACtggcaaatgaaaagaaagagtTACAATCCAAGAATGATGATCTGATGAAACAAAGACAGCA TCTTCATAAAATGA GTGGATGTACATACTATAAGTCTAGTATTTACTTCATTTCCTCTGAGAAGAAGACCTGGACTGAGAACAGAAGATACTGTACAGAGAGAGGAGCAGATCTgatcatcataaacaacaaagaGGAACAA GATCTTGTTAATAAAATGTCTGCTGGTGCTGATGTCTGGATTGGTCTGAGTGACAACGATGAAGAGGGCACATGGAAATGGGTTGATGGCAGCACACTGACCTCTGG GTTCTGGAGGTCTATAGAGCCCAATGGACATAGAGGAGAGAACTGTGTGTTGTCTTCTTCATCAGGATGGGCTGATTATCCATGTCATTCATCTCATAAATATCAATGGATCTGTGAAAAGAgcactttaaattga